In Hydrogenovibrio thermophilus, the following are encoded in one genomic region:
- a CDS encoding S41 family peptidase, with amino-acid sequence MFYGAVLGATIVVGTSVWAESENEKKASPDASPQAVLPLEELRSFVEVFDRISTDYVEPVENKELLEGAISGMLSSLDPHSAYLPPKNYKKMEEHTTGEFGGLGMEVGMEDGFVKVISPIDDTPAQKAGVKAGDLIIKLDDHPVKGKSLADAVKIMRGKPGSKITLTIVRQGEDKPIVKELTRAIIKVKSVKEQLLNDGMGYVRISQFQMRTGEDLVKAIEKLEKENKGPLNGLVLDLRNNPGGVLRAAVEVSDAFLNDGLIVYTKGRVKNSEMNFEAEAGDLMEGKPIVVLINEGSASASEIVSGALQDQKRALIAGRTSFGKGSVQTLIPLNNGGAIKVTTARYYTPSGRSIQAEGIKPDIEIDQVKVEKLQAPDFTRIKEKDLSGHLDGENEDEESTKKLTKEQKASQKALEELLANDYELHEALSLLKGMYFTQQMKQ; translated from the coding sequence ATGTTTTACGGTGCCGTCCTGGGCGCCACTATCGTTGTCGGCACCAGCGTTTGGGCCGAGAGCGAAAATGAAAAAAAAGCCTCACCGGATGCTAGCCCCCAAGCGGTTTTACCTCTTGAAGAATTACGTTCGTTTGTTGAAGTGTTTGATCGTATCTCCACCGATTATGTGGAGCCGGTCGAAAATAAAGAGCTTCTGGAGGGAGCCATCAGTGGCATGTTGTCCAGTTTGGACCCGCACTCGGCTTACCTGCCGCCTAAGAATTACAAGAAAATGGAAGAGCACACCACCGGTGAATTCGGCGGTCTAGGAATGGAAGTCGGGATGGAAGACGGGTTCGTGAAAGTCATTTCCCCGATTGATGATACGCCGGCGCAAAAAGCCGGTGTGAAAGCGGGCGATTTGATCATCAAGCTCGACGATCATCCGGTGAAAGGAAAATCTCTGGCCGACGCCGTCAAAATCATGCGGGGTAAACCGGGGTCGAAAATCACTCTGACGATTGTGCGTCAAGGCGAAGACAAGCCGATTGTAAAAGAATTGACCCGTGCGATTATCAAGGTCAAAAGCGTCAAGGAGCAATTGTTGAACGACGGTATGGGGTATGTCCGTATCAGCCAGTTCCAAATGCGTACCGGCGAAGACTTGGTGAAAGCCATAGAAAAGCTGGAAAAAGAAAACAAGGGGCCTTTGAACGGCCTGGTATTGGACTTGCGTAACAATCCGGGCGGCGTATTGCGGGCGGCGGTTGAAGTTTCCGATGCGTTCTTGAATGACGGTTTGATCGTTTACACCAAGGGGCGCGTGAAAAATTCGGAGATGAATTTTGAAGCCGAAGCGGGCGACTTGATGGAAGGCAAGCCAATTGTGGTATTGATTAACGAAGGGTCGGCGTCCGCTTCGGAAATCGTTTCCGGTGCTCTGCAAGACCAGAAACGTGCGTTGATCGCCGGCCGTACCAGTTTCGGTAAAGGGTCCGTCCAGACCTTGATTCCGTTGAACAACGGCGGCGCCATTAAGGTGACTACTGCGCGTTACTACACGCCGTCCGGTCGTTCGATTCAAGCGGAAGGCATCAAGCCGGACATTGAAATCGACCAGGTGAAAGTGGAAAAATTGCAGGCACCGGACTTCACCCGCATCAAGGAAAAAGATTTGAGCGGACACCTGGATGGTGAAAATGAAGACGAAGAGTCGACCAAAAAACTGACCAAAGAGCAAAAAGCTTCTCAGAAGGCTTTGGAAGAGTTGTTGGCGAACGACTACGAACTGCATGAAGCCTTGAGCTTGCTGAAAGGGATGTATTTCACACAGCAAATGAAACAGTGA
- a CDS encoding ArsR/SmtB family transcription factor yields the protein MEEINPLAIKEENIEKASKALKAMGHPLRLKILCVLGDSELPVMDIVSKVGTTQSNISQHIDILREKEIITSRRDGSKILCKVRDPQILNLLEAMQQTFCPV from the coding sequence ATGGAAGAAATCAACCCGTTAGCGATAAAAGAAGAAAATATCGAAAAGGCCTCGAAGGCGCTCAAAGCCATGGGTCACCCTCTAAGACTCAAGATTTTATGTGTACTTGGAGACAGCGAACTTCCAGTCATGGACATCGTTTCAAAAGTCGGAACCACTCAAAGCAACATTTCCCAGCATATCGACATCCTGAGAGAGAAAGAAATCATCACCTCTCGCCGCGATGGCAGCAAGATTCTGTGCAAAGTGCGAGACCCACAGATTTTGAACCTGCTGGAAGCCATGCAACAAACATTCTGTCCGGTTTAA
- a CDS encoding putative metalloprotease CJM1_0395 family protein: MDIAATSNSALYSMTSASQAPMDVLSSIPAESIQVSTSSSSTASQNNTSSNRERDSQAGRSNTISQAEKAPTEKSASSDQQVEREVQRVISELKSRDREVKAHEQAHLAAGGQHVTGGANYSYQTGPDGRRYAIGGEVGIDTSPVSGDPQATLAKAQQIRAAALAPAEPSSQDRKVAAQASQMAAEARADIMNTKQEERTEEEVEDTESTNEKPSSEGSERDIQSNPLLSDTQNENRLEMSMSPENGVMSSAVSERNQFEIRLMNQAS, from the coding sequence ATGGATATCGCTGCAACATCAAATTCGGCTTTATACAGCATGACGTCGGCTTCACAAGCGCCGATGGATGTTCTGTCGTCCATTCCTGCTGAATCCATTCAGGTTTCAACCTCCTCATCCTCGACGGCTTCTCAAAATAATACCTCCTCCAACCGTGAAAGAGATTCTCAGGCTGGACGTAGTAATACCATTTCACAAGCGGAAAAGGCACCAACCGAAAAGTCTGCTTCTTCAGATCAGCAGGTTGAGCGCGAAGTACAGCGTGTTATTTCGGAACTCAAATCACGCGACAGAGAAGTGAAAGCCCATGAGCAGGCGCATTTAGCGGCCGGCGGGCAACACGTCACCGGTGGTGCCAATTATTCATATCAAACCGGCCCGGACGGACGGCGTTATGCGATTGGCGGTGAAGTCGGAATCGATACCAGCCCAGTGTCGGGAGACCCGCAGGCCACCTTAGCAAAAGCCCAGCAGATTCGGGCAGCGGCCTTGGCTCCGGCCGAACCGTCCTCTCAAGACCGTAAAGTGGCGGCACAAGCATCGCAAATGGCTGCGGAAGCACGAGCCGATATAATGAATACCAAACAAGAAGAGCGGACGGAGGAAGAGGTTGAGGATACGGAATCCACTAATGAAAAGCCTTCGTCTGAGGGTTCTGAGCGTGACATCCAAAGTAATCCCTTGTTGAGTGACACTCAAAACGAAAACCGTTTGGAAATGTCAATGTCACCTGAGAACGGGGTGATGTCGTCGGCGGTCAGCGAACGGAATCAATTTGAAATTCGCCTGATGAACCAGGCGAGTTAA
- a CDS encoding HDOD domain-containing protein, giving the protein MQQALKVAADILARQHTPSIPLELLELKAELNKKYPNTVTVAQLISHNPELLANFLNLANTNLTQEKNPIQDAKVAVNLLGLQEIYNLFLSSVLSHILAENDYERSILLHGAKAGLAAAELSYWVFDVSRTEAYIAGLMQNVGAIYLYRQHPDSYPDMFAGELSNPVSGYQKELERYQTSHVHIGGLLGKKWQINPLIYKALLFHHDLDFGLKTIGNSQIKHLTALTILSNYVVSVCEDEHFITQELKDYRDSAKQILELPDNAYSSAMAAVTKWGNSSGLVSASH; this is encoded by the coding sequence ATGCAACAAGCGCTCAAAGTAGCCGCCGATATTCTTGCCCGGCAACACACGCCATCCATTCCCCTGGAACTACTGGAGCTAAAAGCCGAGCTCAATAAAAAATATCCGAATACCGTAACCGTTGCACAGCTGATAAGCCACAACCCGGAATTATTGGCTAACTTCCTGAATCTGGCCAATACCAACCTCACGCAAGAGAAAAACCCTATTCAGGATGCCAAAGTAGCCGTTAACCTGCTCGGCTTACAAGAAATCTATAATCTTTTTTTGTCATCGGTGCTCAGCCACATCTTGGCCGAAAACGACTATGAGCGTTCCATTCTCCTACACGGCGCGAAAGCAGGTTTAGCAGCGGCTGAGCTTTCTTACTGGGTATTCGATGTCTCACGTACTGAAGCCTATATCGCGGGGTTAATGCAAAATGTCGGTGCCATTTACCTTTATCGCCAACACCCCGACTCCTACCCTGACATGTTCGCGGGTGAACTCAGTAACCCGGTCAGTGGCTACCAAAAAGAACTGGAGCGTTACCAAACAAGCCACGTACACATTGGCGGCTTGCTTGGCAAGAAATGGCAAATCAACCCGCTTATCTACAAAGCACTCCTCTTTCATCATGACTTGGACTTCGGTCTCAAGACCATTGGCAACAGCCAAATCAAACACCTTACGGCTCTGACCATACTGAGCAATTATGTAGTCAGTGTATGTGAAGACGAACACTTCATCACTCAAGAACTCAAAGACTATCGAGACAGTGCTAAACAGATCTTGGAGCTCCCCGATAACGCCTACAGTTCGGCAATGGCCGCCGTTACCAAGTGGGGCAACAGCAGTGGTCTCGTTTCCGCCAGCCATTAA